In Methanocaldococcus sp. FS406-22, the genomic stretch ATTGAGAAGGTATATTCCACCATTAACAGTTATGAGTTCTGCATTTGTTGGATTCTTAGCGGCAGTTGCAAACTTCACTGGAGCTTTAGGAGGAGGAACCGGGGTTTTATTAACAGTCTCTATCGTATATAGAATGTATGAGCAACTCCTAAGAGAGAAGGTAAGTGAGTTACACCCAGTAATAGCAAAATTATTAAATAAGTAAAAGATTGACATTTATAGAGAGAGTCTTTCAAAACTTCTTATAATAACTAAGGCATAAATGAATGCCTTCCAAAGAAGGCGTTCAAACCTTCTTTAATAAATTTATTAATTTTATAAAGACCACTATAATCTCTTAAAATTTTGTGAGGTGAGGAGGATGAAAAACAAGGTTGTAGTGATTGTAGGAGTCCCAGGGGTTGGTTCAACAACAGTTACAAATAAGGCAATTGAAGAGTTAAAAAAAGAAGGAATTGAATACAAGATAGTTAATTTTGGGACTGTAATGTTTGAAATTGCTAAGGAGGAAGGATTAGTAGAGCATAGAGACCAGTTAAGAAAATTACCTCCAGAAGAGCAAAAAAGAATACAAAAATTGGCAGGAAAGAAGATTGCTGAAATGGCTAAGGAATCTAACATAGTTGTTGATACACACAGCACAATAAAGACACCTAAGGGTTATTTGCCAGGACTTCCAGCGTGGGTTTTAGAAGAATTAAATCCAGATATCATTGTTTTAGTTGAAGCAGAGAACGATGAAATATTGATGAGAAGATTAAAGGATGAAACAAGACAGAGAGATTTTGAATCAACAGAGGATATTGGAGAACACATCTTCATGAATAGATGTGCGGCTATGACCTATGCAGTTTTAACAGGAGCAACAGTTAAGATTATTAAAAATAGGGATTTCTTATTAGATAAGGCAGTTAAAGAACTTATCGAGGTTCTTAAATAATCCTTTATAGTTAATATTAAATTTTTAAATAACCAAATAAGGTGAGTTGATGTTTGAATCTATAACAAATATTTACTACACTACCTTGGATACAATTTTTATGCCCATAATAAAAGTTTTACATCCTGCCTTAGCAATTTTAATCATTGCAATAATTGTCTCTTCAATTATAAATATAGCTACAAAACTTTTAGTTGACCAGAAGAGAGTTGCTGAATTAAAAAAAGAGATTCAAGAGTTTCAGGTTAAATTTAAAAAAATGTCTAAAAATCCTGAAATGATGGAA encodes the following:
- a CDS encoding adenylate kinase — encoded protein: MKNKVVVIVGVPGVGSTTVTNKAIEELKKEGIEYKIVNFGTVMFEIAKEEGLVEHRDQLRKLPPEEQKRIQKLAGKKIAEMAKESNIVVDTHSTIKTPKGYLPGLPAWVLEELNPDIIVLVEAENDEILMRRLKDETRQRDFESTEDIGEHIFMNRCAAMTYAVLTGATVKIIKNRDFLLDKAVKELIEVLK